The Meriones unguiculatus strain TT.TT164.6M chromosome 14, Bangor_MerUng_6.1, whole genome shotgun sequence sequence AGGACCACCGTGGGAAGGAGCCAGTGTGACGCGGGGAGGGCATTGTGGGAAGGAGCCTGGTTAAGTAGCCGCCCTCAGCCGGCCGCGGTGactcacgcctgtgatcccagcactgcccaggccagcctgctccaaaaagcgattccaggacagccaaggccacaccgacaaaccctgtctggaaaaaaaaaaaaaaaaaaaaaaaagactgccaaAGGAtctggcgtggtggcacacgccgaCATATATTGGGCAAAATGGGGTTTTGAGGAATATTCTACCAGTTGGAAACCGATTTCATCTGGACTTATCCAGTTCACTAGGGACCCCAATTGATAACTGCAATTAACATTGATTTGCCTCGTCGCCCTATAACCCAACCCTGTAATCAGCTATTGCTTTCCGTCCCCAAAGAGGGAAAGAACTATCCCAAGTGGCTGCAGGGAAAAATTTGGACAACGGCAGACAGGAAGGCATGGGGGAATAATACACCTCAGCTTCCTCCTTTCTGATATTGCAGCAAGGACTATTGGCCCTGACCCCTTAAGTCCGATTACTACCAAGGCTCCCCAGAAAACAAGGATCCCCAAACCTCCAGTTGCTCCTGGCCCCAAAATTAACCAAATTATGAGGCCTTCCCAGGAACCCCAGTCTGACCCTCTCTGGGAATTAATGCTTAACACTTACGTAGCCCTAAGTGGGACTCGACCAGGCCTCACTAAGTCCTGTTGGTTGTGTTAACTCACGGCCCTCGTTTGATGAGGCTGTGGCAGTCACCAATAACTATACCCTTGCCATGGATATGACCAGTTGCAGATGGCAACCACCCCCACAGGCCAGACTTACTCTCCAGGTAGTTCAGGAAGAGGGACTTGCGTGGGGACAGTCCCAGACACTCATCAAAGCCACTGCAACCAGACCTTAACTCTAGGGGTGGGAAGGATCAATATTTGGTACCTCCCAATAATGCTTGGTGGGCTTGTCCTCTGGCTTGACCCCCTGCACCTACAGTAAGCTGCTCTCAGATTCTTACTGTGTGCTGGTGCAGCTGGTTCCCCGACTAATTTACCAAAACAATGAAGAGTTCCTCACAGCCTTGATCGACCGTACCAGCATAACGTACGAAATAAGAGGGAACCCATAACAGCTACAGCTATCACTCTAGCAGTATTGctgggagcagcaggagcaggaacagGTGTTACTTCCTTGGCCCTCCAGGATAAGTGTTACGGACAGCTGAGGCAATCTATAGATTTAGACAGCCAAAGACTGGAGGACTCAATTGCATACCTCGAACAGAGCGTTGAATCCTTGGCCGAGGTTGTCCTCCAAAATAGGAGCGGACTTGACTTGATGTTTCTGCAGCAAGGAGGGCTATGTGCAGTGCTCAAGGAAGAATGTTGCTTCTATGTCAATAAGTTGGGTGTGATAAGAGAGTGGCAGTCAGGGAAGGTTTAGAACAGAGGCGTAAGGAGAGAGAGGCCAAGTCAGGGTGGTTTGAGTCTTGGTTCAGCGCGTCTCCATCGTGGACACTTTGCTATCCACTCTCTTAGGCCCTCTCCCAGTCATAATATTACTGCTTACTGTTGGGCCATGTTTGCTGAACCAGCTAATGACCTACATCAGGCAGAGACTGGGGACTGTCCAGCTAATGGAACTCCGATCACAGTACCAACACCTGGCCACGACTGACAACAACACCAACTCATAAATTCCCCCTCCCTTCAAAATAATAACTCTGCTACTAGTCTGTGTCTAGTCTGACAGGGTTATTCTCCGTGGAGCCACCTGCGACACCCGTGTAAGCTGATGGACTCAACAGGACTCATCCCAGACTGATACCGGGAGCTTCGGACTACACAAGACTGCCCCATTGTCGATGGCCCCATGGTCAGCATTGAAGCAGCTATCGAAGATCCTCAGTCCCTGATCCCACCTGGCAGCTAAAAATGATATAAAAGCCCCCCTCCCAACACCAAGCTAAATGACTCGGGCACATCACGAATATTCAAGAAATTTTTCTcttgaaaagggggaaatgagaggtTCAGaaacttagagttaattcctgggaaTGGGGCAAAATCACCAgatcacagtcctttcagagcagaggtccagcaGCAGTCCCCGACCCAGATAAACCCTAGGGTGTGACTAGGGTCACATAGCCCCTAAGAAAGTCCATGGAATGTGctaactccccctcccccttgctacagcctaacctgcacGTAACAgggcagtggggggagggggtcaggtgtcccccaggtagccagatCTGATCATCGGCAGTTTTGGcgcctaaaaacaaaccaatcattttaaaggtcagctcccctagagaccctttcacccaatcctgtaccGCCAAGACCTGCACTTCCCTGCTTGTGTTTTGACCCCTTAAAAACCCCATTCCCTCAGAGTTGAGGGTCACTTGccccttgttctttttttttttttttaaagatttatttatttattatgtatatagtattctgcctgaatgtatgcgtgtgagccagaagagggcaccaaatctcattgtagatggttgtgagccaccatgtggttgccgggaattgaactcaggacctctggaagagcaaccagtgctcttaacctctgagccatctctccagcccgcccCTTGTTCTTATAAAGGGCAGCCACCTAGCTCGAGTTTCTAATAAAGACCCTCGTGCGTTTTACATCAGACTCAAAGCCTGTCGGTCATCTGGGGACTGCCAACTGGGTATTTCAACGCCTTTTATCCCATCActcagaagtagaggcaggaggatctctctgagtttcaggtcagcctttTCTACATtgctagttccaagacagccaagtctTCCATAAaatgacaacttttttttttttttttttttttaaggagaggaaggaggaggaggaagagaagagaaagaaaaaggaaaaaaaaaaaaaccaaaaagcaaagacTGGAGGCTGGTGCAGTCAAAGCGTCTGCCTAAGGGCAGAAAAGGTACTGCAAGCTGGTCAACACCCACAATGCCAACATTAAGGAGGAGACCAAGAGGATCGAAGTTGAGGCTCCCCCTGCCCCTTTGGCGATCAAGAGAGGTCAAGGcgagcctgggctacaagagatccagcctcaaaagaagaaaaagctgaTTGTAGTGGCCTGAGCTTCCAGTCTGTTCTCCAGAACCTGTTTCTCCTCGTGTCTTAgaagcactaggattacagacagCACCCACCTGCCTTTCCCCATAGGTCTTGAGGAGTAAACTCAGGCCCCCAGGCTTAGAGGAGCTTTAACCACTGAACTTTTATCACCTTTGGCCTGacgaaggctggccttgaactcatgtctTCGAGTCTCTGATTCTTCAGCATATCCTGCCAGCATATGCCACTACAACTGGCAAGAGATTTTAGAGTTAGTATAAAGCCTGCCCGGAGCATAGCTCTACAATGGTCCCTTTGATCATTGTCCTCTCAGTCCTTGAGAGCGTGCCCATTGGCTCCATCACACTCAATGTGTCTcctgaagtctttcagaggaggTCATGACAGGGAGCCAAGACAAGGTCTCAATGGCACCTTTATTTCCATGAGTGAGTGCCAGGCCCTATGGCCAGGTGCGGTTGCCCACACCTGTAGACCCAGCActtaagaaactgaggcaggaaaccgagtttgaagtcagcctggctACAAAGAGCACGGGACACTTGGGTTAAGGAATCTTCCACTGGTTTAACGGTTTTCCTGGCGCCTGCCAGTTAAGCACTGCTTGTCACAATACACTGGAGGCCACTGTTTGCACTGAGCCAAAGACTAGCCCGCCAACAAGACAGAATTACTCATGTTGAATTTCTGCACCATCAAGCAAAAACCAAATTGTTTATCTAATACTCAGAACaattggaagagggagacagTAGCCAACTCTCTAACCGGTTTTAGATGTCAGTCCTCTGTTCTAGATCGTCTAAGGAAAATAACTTTCAAACAACACATCTGGGGTttcctctctgtttttctgtctctcagcCTCCCCGCTCTCTCTTGGTCAgacactggctggcctggaactggagatGATGTGGACCAGGATAGCCctaaactcagatctgcctgcctctgccacgcGGATGTCGGGATGAAAGGCCGGCAACAGTGCACACTCGCAAGCTTGAGCCAGGTCATCGTTCCCTAGCCCTGAGTTTCCTCtcgttgttttgagacagggtcttagtgtagctaaggctggcctagaactcacaatgtACCCAAAGATGGGTTTGAACTCCTGGTCATCCtagctctgcctccagagtgctggaccACAGGCCTGTGCTGCCTGCCTTGGCTTACCAGAACttctgagacaggtctctctcagctgtccagactggcttcaaacccaagaaagcctcctgcctcaacttgctGATTCCAGCTTGGATCatgaatttgtttatttacttacttgtttttttgttgttgttttgtttttttgagacagggtttctctgtgcatccctggccatcctggactctccttatagaccaggctggcctcaaactcacagagatcctcttgcctctgcctccaccactagaccctctttctttttctttctttctttctctctctctctctctcccttccttcctttcttcttgcgatactgggcattgaacccaggactcTGTGCTAGGCAAGTGTCCTTCTGCTGAAGTATGTcctatttatttacttggtgtgtatgtgcatgtgtgtgcatatctaGGTTTCGTAGGACAGCTTgcagaatggctcagtggttaggagcatgtactgctcttcagaggacctgagtttcgttcccagcacccatatcaggcagcttaCAATTGACTATACATTCAGACCCAAGGACTCTGGCACCCTCTCCTGGCGTCCACgggcacctacacacatgtaatgagacacagacacatacacataaattaaaaaaaataataatgggaaTACAATAGGACATGATATTAAAGGCTTTCTATTTTCCGGAGATCTTCCTTCTTAAGAAGCACAGTTCAGAAGTGAGAGAACAATTAGGTATTTTATTGACCCCAGATGGTGTCCAGGCTTTACAAGGCTTAAACTGCTGGTTGTTCAAGTCCATGAGACAGTACTTCATAAACAAGCAACCTGAGGCACAAGTGAACTACGGGGACAACAGGGGGtcaacctcacacacacacagctttgcCTTGAGAGCTGGGAAGATCTCCACTTCCCATTCCCGGAAGCATTTGTGTGGGATGGTGGATGATGACACTGCTGGTTCATGCATAACCTCTGCGCAGACAGACACCTGGGAAATCAGCCGACAAAGCTGCActttgtggaggtcaaaggggAATAAAATttggggagttggttctttcctttcactaTGGGTTCCAAGGATCTAATTCAGACTGTCAGGGTTAGAGGATcacagcaagtgccttttcccAGTGAGCTATTTTGCTGGCTCAGATTtttaagtgagtgtgtgtgtgtttgcgcatGTGAAAGCTAGAGTTTAACATCCGCTTTGTTCCTCAACTACTCTCcacaattattttcattattagttGTTTCgtagaggcagggtctcactgtaagtcctaactgtcctggaactcactatttagacctgactgacctcgaactcacagagatccaccaacttctgcctcccaagtgctgggataaaggtatGTGCCCGGGGCTCAGCTCCCACCCCTTTTTAGCTGGGGCTTTTATCCAGACCTGGAGCCGCTGGCCCTTGTTATATAGGTGCTGGGGAGAAACACAGATCTTTGTGCCTGCCTggctaagccatcttcccagacctGGAAGTGTAAATTGTTTTGCCCAGCACCTGGGATAGACATGCTCCGGCCCTGAGAACATCCCCAGCTCCCTTGGGAGGTCTGCCTTGGTTTTATCTTGCTTTTACATTGCCTTGGCTAGCCTCAAGACTCTAGCCTCCAGCCTTGCCCAGGTGCCCTGTAGGACATCTTAGCATGATCTGATATTGAGCTAGCCTTCTTTAAAACCCTCGGGACACCGGTTGAAGTTTCTATTGCTTGCACTAGAAATAGCAGGTCTGGTTgggtgcctgggtccctggcAGCCATCtggacagcaggaagagaggcaCTTGGGACTAAGGCCTCAGTGGAGAATAGCAAAAGAGAGAGTGAACCTTAGGTACACCAGGCCCTCCATGGCTGTGGGGCATACGGCCTGGGGCTCTCCCCAGGCACAAGGGAACAGTTAGGTTATTTCAGTCAGGGTTTTGTTATTTTCAGCAGAAATCCTTCCTAAGTGACATAATTGTGTGAACACAGTTATTCCCGGCCCTGAGGGCTGTGTGGCCTTCCACAGCTCCTCTCATGTCCCTTCAGCCTGGCACTATATTCCTTTGATTATAGGAGTTAATAttatgaattatttttgttgttgttgtttctattattttatcACCTGGCTCCTGCTTTGCAGCCCTCCCTGCGCAGGaactctccagcctcctgcctcagctcagaTGACAGGCACCTGGCTGATGTCATCCTCTCGAAGAGCATTGTTAGGGTCACCATTCAGCGGCCAGAGTCCCAGAGGTCCAGCAACTGTTAAAATGAGCAGGGCAGTGTCCAGACACAGGGTCCAACTGGGAAGAACAGCTCCAGAGCCCAGGGCCACCAGCGCGCCCTGCCGGCAGCCACAGCCTCACCATGGAGCTGTGTGCTCAGCTCCTGGCTCAGTCCTTTCCTGCTAAGCCACCGAGGGAGAAGCTGACCCGTCACAGGGCTCTTCCCAAAGGTGCTGTGGCCCACAAATGCCTGAGGAAAAGGGACAGTTTCTTCTCTTTGACCGGCAGGTTTTGGGTTAGTTCTTGTCCGTTCTTCCAGGAAGACCACCTGGACATTTCAAGTCTATTCCTCAGTCTTGACCACTCTGCCTTGTCCAGTGCCCATTGGGGTTTGTCAGTGTCAAGGGACAAGTCGGCGGGTCAACCTCACTGTCCGGTGACCCCAAGAAGAGCAGGGCCCAGTCCACCTCCACTATCACTGTGCACCCAGCACAGAACAGCCAAGAGACAGAAGTGAGGGTCTGTGGGTGAGCTGTAATATTCTTTGCACCCGACAGCTGAGGATATCAGGGTTCAGAGCGGGGAAATCATTTGGCCGAGGCAGAGCCACTAACATGGTGGCTGAAGTGACGTCCAGAGGCCCAGAGGCCCGAAGAACCAGCAAGTGATGTGTGACGGATGACAGATGTGAGTGCGACCCCAAgagaataacaacaaaacaaagcagcatCGATCACCGCTCCCACCAAGAAATCAAAACGCCCAAGCAGCCAGAGAAGAGACGAGAGGAAGGGACGGGGAGAGAATGGCCGGATCGGTAGCCTGAGGCGCCCAGGACAGGTGGGCAGAGCAGCCTCACCTCCCCGTGGGGTGCTGTGAAAGACAGGAGAGCGCGTGGGCATTCCTGCAGGTCCACTCTAGTCACACGGGGCCCAAGGCCCAGGCCAGGTGTGCCCAGGTTGACACACCGGCCCAGCTACCTGGGGATGGAGGCGTAGTTCGTGTGGGAGCCAGCAGAGAGATGCTGGTGCAGATCTGTCCGGGTGTCCAGAATGTCCACCTGATCGTCCTCACCCCGGCTGAGGTTGGCAGGGGCCGGATCCGGCAGCAGGATGAGGTCAGTGAGGCCATGGAGGTCGGACACGTGGCGGAAAGTCTGCAACACCAGCACCATGGCAACCAGGCCCAGGAAGAGGTATGCTGCAGGTGTGGGGAGATGGAAAGATGGCAAGTTGAGGGCAACCCGCCCTCAGACTCCAGGGCAGGGGTGTGGTCCAGCCCCTTTAACACCACTTAGGAGAGGGCCgtttttttcctgagacacccTCCACCCCCAACTGCCAGCCCGAAGATGCCAGCTACTCAGCTCACCTGTGACAAGCACCTTGTAGAGGGCCCGGTGAGGCTGGCCAGGGGCCTCCCCAGGCACATAGTCCCCCAGGCCGATGGTGGACAGGGAGATGAAGCAGAAGTAGAAGGCGTCCAGAAAGCTCCAGGCCTCCTCAAGGTAGGCGAAGACCGCAGCTGGTACCAGGAAGAACACAGCCACTACGACCACCAGCAGGACCAGCAGGTGCCAGCGGGCTGCCCGCTGAGGGTGCCAGCCCCAGCGCAGACTCAGCCAGGACAGGGGCGCGTGGGTGAGCAGCAGTGACAGGCGCTGGGCCGAGGCAGTCAGGAGCAGCATGGTGATGGGCACACCCAGGAGCGCGAAGAAGATGGAGAAGGCTTTGCCTGCATCTGTCAGCGGGGTAGTGTAGCCGTAGCCTGTGGGAGGAGAGGCCTCTTGCGCACTGGCACCTCGGCATCCTGAGATACCCCACCCCAGCCTTCCTGACTCCAGTGGAGACACCTCCATCCAAAAGTTGCcgtctctttgttttgttttcgagacagggtttctctgtgtagccctggctgtcctggactagctttgtagaccaggccggacTCAAACACACAGTGATCcacatctgcctccctgagtactggaatcAAAGGCTTGCCCAGCTGAGCTGTGGTTTCTTCTGAAGAAGGgaaaacccataaataaaccctcTGGACTCATCTCAGTGAACTTGCTTTGAGTTACTTGCATTTAAAAAACTTTTCTTCCCAGTTCTGGGAGCCTGTAGCCTGGTGCAGCTGTGTGGAGCCATCCAttcctcagcccctcactggggtattctaggcaggggctctacctcTGACCCACAccacagcccctcactgggggattctaggcaggggctctaccactgagccacaccccagcccctcactgggggattctaggcaggggctctaccactgagccacaccccagcccctcactgggggattctaggcaggggttctatcactgagccacaccccagcccctcactgggggattctaggcaggggctccaccactgagcctcccccagcccctcactgggggattctaggcaggggttctatcactgagccacaccccagcccctcactgggggattctaggcaggggctctaccactgagccacaccccagcccctcactgggggattctaggcaggggctctaccactgagccacaccccagcccctcactgggggattctaggcaggggctccaccactgagccacacccaagcccctcactgggggattctaggcaggggctccaccactgagtcACACCTCAACTAGCTACGAGTACTCTAACACTAGCATCTTTCCATGGTAGGACTGCTTTTCATCCCTGTCTTCAGCAGCACTGAGATGACCCACAAGAGCAGCAGGTGTCAGGTCTTTGACATCCTCGGCTTCTGATGAAACGAAGAAGACCATCGAAGAGGTTGTAACGACACTGGCTTGACCCACAGCGTTAGCGCCGCCTTGCACCATAGACGCCCGCTATGGGCTCTCCGCAGAGGCAGAGCCACCCTCCCTGCCAGCCCTGCTCTCCACCAGGCCCCTCGGTGAAAGCCTCACCCGGGATGCCACCCTGGGGACCTACCCCATGTCCCAGGTGGGTCCGAAGAGTCCCTGGGAAGCCAGGCGTGCTGTTTCACACCTGTGAGCTCAGGACCCAGCGAGCCGGGGTTGGAAGGGCTGGAAGTCCAGTCCGAGGCCAGCGTGGGCCGCACAGAGAGCCCCTGACTCAAAAAGGGAAGAACCTTGTTGGTGTTGGGTGTTCGGCCCCAGGCTTCAGGGAGGGGCGGGGTGAACCTACTTAAGCCAAGCTTAGTAATAATTCCTTTGTGCCTTTCACTACCGCTATTATTACATGTATTTTGAGGGTCTGAAGCGacggctcaatggttaagagtacttgctgctcggCCAGAGGACGCACGTCGGATGCCCAGCACCCActggtggttcacaatcatctgtaactccagtttaggGGATCCTGAGAGAACTCTcggagatctgcccacctctgcctcctgagggatgCGACCAAAGCCGTGCGCCAACACCAACCCTACCTGGCAGGACCCACCTTTTGACCTCCTCGGGCACCAG is a genomic window containing:
- the Kcnk6 gene encoding potassium channel subfamily K member 6; protein product: MRRGALLAGALAAYAGYLALGALLVARLERPHEARLRAELGSLREQLLRRSPCVPAPALDAFVERVLAAGRLGRAALANASGPANASDPAWDFASALFFASTLVTTVGYGYTTPLTDAGKAFSIFFALLGVPITMLLLTASAQRLSLLLTHAPLSWLSLRWGWHPQRAARWHLLVLLVVVVAVFFLVPAAVFAYLEEAWSFLDAFYFCFISLSTIGLGDYVPGEAPGQPHRALYKVLVTAYLFLGLVAMVLVLQTFRHVSDLHGLTDLILLPDPAPANLSRGEDDQVDILDTRTDLHQHLSAGSHTNYASIPR